A window of Nocardioidaceae bacterium genomic DNA:
ACCGGATGGTCGAGTGGGGCTCGCTGGCGGACGCGGACGGCTCGCGTTTCCTCGAGCTGGCGACGGCGGCCTTCGCGCTGAGCCCCGAACCGGTCGACGCCGAGTGGTACGCGCACCTCGAGTCCATCTCGTCTGTCGCCGCCGACATCGGCGGCGTCGCCTCGACGCACATCAACCACCTCACGCCGCGGGTGCTCGACATCGACGAGCTGTACCGCCGCATGGGCGAGCGCGGAATCGAGATGATCGACCGCATCCAAGGTCCTCCCTCTTCGCGCGAGTCGGGTCGGCCGGACGTGCTGCTGCGGCAGACGTCGTTCCGGGCACTGGCGGAGCCGCGTACGTTCCGCGACGCCGATGGCTCTCTACGCCAGGGCGAGCTGCGCGTGCGGTTCGGGGAGGTCGAGGCCCGCGGGGTCGCCCTCACCCCAGCCGGCAGGGCGGCGTACGACGAGGGCGGCATCAAGGCCCTGCCGATGACCGAGCGCGACCTGCACGAGCACGACCTGGCCTACTACGTGCCCGACCCCGACTCGCCGTCGGGGCTCGCGCCGGTCGTGTACGAGGACTTCCTCCCGAAGTCGGCCGCCGGCATCTTCGCCTCGAACCTCACCAGCGACGGCAAGGCCGACGCGTCCCAGCGGGCGGCGGCACGAGACGCGGGATGGCTGGCCGACGCGCTCGGCGTCGAGCTGCACGACCCGT
This region includes:
- a CDS encoding VOC family protein — translated: MSGFQQSPTAWKPTDLRAAFARSLSTLYGGEVPAYTTLVEVCEEINAEVIEREGDAAQRLGSLSRVTAERHGAIRLGTPEELGQVARIFAACGMHPVGFYDLRAANPPIPVVSTAFRPIDRDELAANPFRVFTSLLVTDDRRFFDEPTQGRLEEFLGARTLFSGELLGLADRMVEWGSLADADGSRFLELATAAFALSPEPVDAEWYAHLESISSVAADIGGVASTHINHLTPRVLDIDELYRRMGERGIEMIDRIQGPPSSRESGRPDVLLRQTSFRALAEPRTFRDADGSLRQGELRVRFGEVEARGVALTPAGRAAYDEGGIKALPMTERDLHEHDLAYYVPDPDSPSGLAPVVYEDFLPKSAAGIFASNLTSDGKADASQRAAARDAGWLADALGVELHDPYALYDAERAAAS